One Aquila chrysaetos chrysaetos chromosome 22, bAquChr1.4, whole genome shotgun sequence genomic window carries:
- the CXCL14 gene encoding C-X-C motif chemokine 14 has protein sequence MKLLTAALLLLFIAMCLASAEGVKCKCSRKGPKIRFSNVRKLEIKPRYPFCVEEMIIVTLWTRVRGEQQHCLNPKRQNTVRLLKWYRVWKEKGRVYEE, from the exons ATGAAGCTCCTGACAGCAGCTTTGCTCCTGCTGTTCATCGCCATGTGCTTAGCCAGCGCAGAAG GCGTAAAGTGCAAATGTTCAAGAAAAGGTCCAAAAATAAGATTCTCTAACGTACGGAAGCTGGAAATAAAACCGAGGTACCCATTTTGCGTGGAAGAGATGATTAT CGTGACTCTGTGGACACGGGTgagaggggagcagcagcactgcttgAACCCCAAACGCCAAAACACAGTGAGACTGCTGAAGTGGTACAGAGtatggaaagagaaaggcag GGTTTATGAAGAATAA